The following coding sequences lie in one Acidimicrobiales bacterium genomic window:
- the trmD gene encoding tRNA (guanosine(37)-N1)-methyltransferase TrmD yields MRRQPKSGPTRIDIFTIFPDMVGDFTGRSLLGKAAGEGLLDIRVHDLRSTTTDPHRSVDDSPYGGGAGMVLMPEPLFGAVEAVAPPRPLFLLGPGGRRFDQDMAVELASLDGFSLLCGRYEGVDERVRTALVDGELSVGDYVLAGGEVAAMVVLEAVGRLVPGVMGNDQSAGDESFSDGLLEYPQYTRPAEFRGMAVPDVLRSGDHGRIARWRRAQALVRTATHRPDLLAARGGITADEEALLDEFGLGVGPSAPPHVS; encoded by the coding sequence ATGAGGCGACAGCCGAAGAGCGGTCCAACACGCATCGACATCTTCACCATCTTCCCCGACATGGTCGGCGACTTCACCGGCCGCAGCCTGCTGGGCAAGGCCGCCGGCGAGGGGCTGCTCGACATCCGCGTCCACGACCTGCGGTCCACCACCACCGACCCGCACCGCTCGGTCGACGACAGCCCGTACGGGGGCGGCGCCGGCATGGTCCTCATGCCCGAGCCCCTCTTCGGCGCGGTCGAGGCCGTGGCCCCGCCCCGGCCCCTGTTCCTGCTCGGTCCCGGCGGCCGGCGCTTCGACCAGGACATGGCCGTCGAGCTCGCCTCGCTCGACGGCTTCTCACTGCTGTGCGGGCGCTACGAGGGGGTCGACGAGAGGGTGCGCACCGCCCTCGTGGACGGTGAGCTGTCGGTGGGCGACTACGTCCTCGCCGGCGGCGAGGTCGCAGCGATGGTGGTGCTCGAAGCGGTCGGCCGGCTGGTCCCCGGGGTGATGGGCAACGACCAGTCCGCGGGCGACGAGTCCTTCAGCGACGGCCTGCTCGAGTACCCCCAGTACACCCGTCCCGCCGAGTTCCGGGGCATGGCGGTGCCCGACGTCCTGCGCTCGGGCGACCACGGCCGCATCGCCCGGTGGCGTCGGGCCCAGGCGCTCGTGCGCACCGCCACCCACCGTCCCGATCTGCTCGCGGCCCGTGGCGGCATCACCGCCGACGAGGAGGCGCTCCTCGACGAGTTCGGCCTCGGTGTTGGTCCCAGCGCACCCCCTCACGTATCCTGA
- the ftsY gene encoding signal recognition particle-docking protein FtsY, translated as MEFIIIAVVTLVLLAGVATLVAVRGRRELPAPPPTPAVEAPPTVEEDGGDAEAVTEPAAPPAPVEAPARWRDRLAKARGALSGTIGGLLSRGAIDTETWDDLEAGLLQADVGVATTMTLIDRLKDQVKAEGLTEPDQLVEALKADLKEQLGGVDRELHYEEGHPNVWLFVGVNGVGKTTTIGKLAKHQIGEGRSVILAAGDTFRAAAAEQLQHWAERAGADSVRGAEGGDPSSVIFDAVQRAGARDIDLVLADTAGRLHTKVNLMEELRKVRRVADREPGKVTEVLLVLDATTGQNGLTQAHQFTEAVEVTGVVLTKLDGSAKGGIVLAIQSELGIPVKLVGLGETEDDLVAFDPDDFVDALFA; from the coding sequence ATGGAATTCATCATCATCGCCGTCGTCACGCTGGTGCTCCTCGCCGGCGTGGCCACCCTGGTCGCCGTCCGGGGTCGTCGTGAGCTCCCGGCCCCGCCGCCCACCCCGGCGGTCGAGGCCCCACCCACCGTCGAGGAGGACGGGGGCGACGCCGAAGCCGTCACAGAGCCCGCGGCACCGCCGGCGCCCGTCGAGGCCCCGGCCCGTTGGCGCGACCGCCTGGCCAAGGCCCGTGGGGCCCTGTCCGGCACCATCGGCGGGCTGCTGTCCCGGGGCGCCATCGACACGGAGACCTGGGACGACCTCGAGGCGGGCCTGCTCCAGGCCGACGTCGGCGTGGCCACGACGATGACGTTGATCGACCGCTTGAAGGACCAGGTCAAGGCCGAGGGGCTGACCGAACCCGACCAGCTCGTCGAGGCGCTCAAGGCCGACCTCAAAGAGCAGCTCGGCGGCGTCGACCGCGAGTTGCACTACGAGGAGGGCCATCCCAACGTGTGGCTCTTCGTCGGGGTCAACGGCGTCGGCAAGACCACCACGATCGGCAAGCTGGCCAAGCACCAGATCGGCGAGGGCCGCTCGGTGATCCTCGCCGCCGGCGACACCTTCCGGGCGGCCGCCGCAGAGCAGCTCCAGCACTGGGCCGAGCGCGCCGGTGCCGACAGCGTGCGCGGAGCCGAGGGCGGCGACCCCAGCTCGGTCATCTTCGACGCCGTCCAGCGGGCCGGCGCCCGTGACATCGACCTCGTGCTCGCCGACACCGCCGGCCGCCTCCACACCAAGGTCAACCTCATGGAGGAGCTCCGCAAGGTGCGCCGCGTCGCCGACCGCGAGCCCGGCAAGGTCACCGAGGTGCTGCTGGTGCTCGACGCCACCACCGGCCAGAACGGCCTCACCCAGGCCCACCAGTTCACCGAGGCGGTCGAGGTGACGGGCGTCGTGCTCACCAAGCTCGACGGCTCGGCCAAGGGCGGCATCGTGCTCGCCATCCAGTCCGAGCTCGGCATCCCCGTGAAGCTCGTCGGCCTCGGTGAGACCGAGGACGACCTCGTCGCCTTCGACCCCGACGACTTCGTCGACGCCTTGTTCGCTTAG
- the rpsP gene encoding 30S ribosomal protein S16: MAVKLRLMRMGKKKQPTYRIVAADSRSPRNGRFIEIVGTYDPRPDPSDITIDNEKAVSWLRKGAQPTERVEKLLKVTGAWDEFKGVAPAAAAAPAATEAADADESDA, from the coding sequence GTGGCAGTCAAGCTCCGCCTCATGCGGATGGGCAAGAAGAAGCAGCCGACCTACCGCATCGTGGCCGCCGACTCCCGGTCGCCCCGCAACGGCCGGTTCATCGAGATCGTGGGCACCTACGACCCCCGCCCCGATCCCTCCGACATCACCATCGACAACGAGAAGGCCGTCAGCTGGCTGCGCAAGGGCGCCCAGCCCACCGAGCGTGTCGAGAAGCTGCTGAAGGTCACCGGCGCCTGGGACGAGTTCAAGGGCGTCGCTCCCGCCGCCGCGGCCGCCCCTGCGGCCACCGAGGCCGCTGACGCCGACGAGTCCGACGCATGA
- a CDS encoding YraN family protein, with translation MSRQRLELGAAGEAAVAAWYTANGYEVVETNWRCRQGELDLIVRKGRVLVFCEVKTRSSDAYGLPAEAVTREKRDRIRRLAAVWLEDAPFRAREVRFDVAAVLDGQIEVIEAAF, from the coding sequence ATGAGCCGCCAACGCCTCGAGCTCGGGGCGGCCGGCGAGGCGGCCGTGGCGGCCTGGTACACCGCCAACGGCTACGAGGTGGTCGAGACCAACTGGCGCTGCCGTCAGGGTGAGCTCGACCTCATCGTGCGCAAGGGGCGGGTCCTCGTGTTCTGCGAGGTCAAGACCCGCTCCTCCGACGCCTACGGCCTGCCCGCGGAAGCCGTGACCCGCGAGAAGCGTGACCGCATCCGCCGCCTCGCCGCGGTGTGGCTCGAAGACGCCCCCTTCCGAGCCCGCGAGGTGCGCTTCGACGTCGCCGCCGTCCTCGACGGCCAGATCGAAGTCATCGAAGCGGCCTTCTAG
- the ffh gene encoding signal recognition particle protein produces MFDALSDRFDGIFTRLRGRGRLSDADIDEVLREIRVALLEADVNVTVVKGLVGRIRERCVGEELSKSLTPAQQVIKIVNEELVTTLGGETIKITYASKPPTVVLMAGLQGSGKTTTSAKLARWFKQQGRNPMLVAADLQRPAAIEQLRTLAGQVDVPVLAGEPGGDPRDVARTAVAEARAKGRDVVIVDTAGRLAIDAEMMQQVKDISGLVEPDYTFLVIDAMIGQDAVTTAEAFHQTLALDAVILTKLDGDARGGAALSVKEVVGKPIAFASTGEKLADFDLFHPDRLAGRILGMGDVLTLIEKAEEVYDQKEAEEAAARLFEGQFTLEDFLEQMQQIRKMGPLNSLMSMMPGVPKEMKNAEIDERELDRLEAIIRSMTAEERVNPVIIDGSRRRRIADGSGTSPNEVTQLVKQFREMQKMMKKMGGMGAMGGRKGKKAKKGKGRTTTPPALPGPPKAPLKLPGLN; encoded by the coding sequence ATGTTCGACGCCCTTTCCGATCGTTTCGACGGCATCTTCACCCGCCTGCGGGGCCGTGGCCGCCTCAGCGACGCCGACATCGACGAGGTCCTGCGGGAGATCCGCGTGGCCCTCCTCGAGGCCGACGTCAACGTCACCGTCGTCAAGGGCCTGGTCGGCCGCATCCGCGAGCGCTGCGTCGGCGAAGAGCTGAGCAAGAGCCTCACGCCGGCCCAGCAGGTCATCAAGATCGTCAACGAGGAGCTGGTCACCACCCTCGGCGGCGAGACCATCAAGATCACCTACGCCTCCAAGCCTCCCACGGTCGTGCTCATGGCCGGCCTCCAGGGCTCGGGCAAGACCACCACCTCGGCCAAGCTGGCCCGCTGGTTCAAGCAGCAGGGCCGCAACCCGATGCTCGTCGCCGCCGACCTCCAGCGACCGGCCGCCATCGAGCAGCTGCGCACCCTGGCGGGCCAGGTCGACGTTCCCGTCCTCGCCGGCGAGCCCGGCGGCGACCCGCGTGACGTCGCCCGCACCGCCGTGGCCGAGGCCCGGGCCAAGGGCCGAGACGTGGTCATCGTCGACACCGCCGGCCGTCTCGCCATCGACGCCGAGATGATGCAGCAGGTCAAGGACATCTCGGGCCTCGTCGAGCCGGACTACACGTTCCTCGTCATCGACGCCATGATCGGCCAGGACGCGGTCACCACCGCCGAGGCCTTCCACCAGACCCTGGCCCTCGACGCGGTGATCCTCACCAAGCTCGACGGCGACGCCCGAGGCGGCGCCGCCCTCTCCGTGAAGGAGGTCGTGGGCAAGCCCATCGCCTTCGCCTCCACGGGCGAGAAGCTGGCCGACTTCGACCTGTTCCACCCCGACCGCCTCGCCGGGCGCATCCTCGGCATGGGTGACGTCCTCACCCTCATCGAGAAGGCCGAGGAGGTCTACGACCAGAAGGAGGCGGAAGAAGCCGCCGCCCGCCTGTTCGAGGGCCAGTTCACCCTCGAGGACTTCCTCGAGCAGATGCAGCAGATCCGCAAGATGGGCCCGCTCAACAGCCTCATGAGCATGATGCCCGGGGTCCCGAAGGAGATGAAGAACGCCGAGATCGACGAGCGCGAGCTCGATCGCCTCGAGGCCATCATCCGCTCGATGACCGCCGAAGAGCGGGTCAACCCCGTCATCATCGACGGCTCGCGTCGCCGCCGCATCGCCGATGGCAGCGGCACCTCGCCCAACGAGGTCACCCAGCTGGTCAAGCAGTTCCGCGAGATGCAGAAGATGATGAAGAAGATGGGCGGCATGGGCGCGATGGGCGGGCGCAAGGGCAAGAAGGCCAAGAAGGGCAAGGGCCGGACCACCACGCCGCCGGCCCTTCCGGGGCCGCCGAAGGCGCCCCTGAAGCTCCCGGGTTTGAATTAG
- the rimM gene encoding 16S rRNA processing protein RimM, with translation MTLLEVGRVAKAHGLRGEVIVALSTDRTERLDPGTVLFSDDGELTVVTAQPHQRRWIVQFAGVESREAAEALHGLVLRAEPLDDPDALFVHELIGSEVVDETGAMLGTVESVEQNPASNLLVLDGGALIPVRFITARGGDRLVVDVPAGLLEL, from the coding sequence GTGACCCTCCTCGAGGTCGGCCGGGTGGCCAAGGCGCACGGCCTCCGCGGAGAGGTGATCGTCGCGCTCAGCACCGATCGCACCGAGCGCCTGGACCCGGGCACGGTGCTCTTCAGCGACGACGGCGAGCTCACCGTCGTGACCGCCCAGCCCCACCAGCGGCGCTGGATCGTGCAGTTCGCCGGCGTCGAGTCCCGAGAGGCCGCGGAGGCGCTCCACGGCCTCGTGCTGCGCGCCGAGCCCCTCGACGACCCCGACGCACTCTTCGTGCACGAGCTGATCGGCAGCGAGGTGGTGGACGAGACGGGCGCCATGCTCGGGACGGTCGAGTCGGTGGAGCAGAACCCGGCCAGCAACCTGCTCGTGCTCGACGGCGGCGCCCTCATCCCCGTGCGCTTCATCACGGCGCGCGGAGGGGACCGCTTGGTGGTCGACGTTCCGGCGGGACTCCTCGAGCTTTGA
- a CDS encoding DNA-processing protein DprA, translated as MPEPGHVGTATQGPTVGAGSGAGALPPEAYGAALCTLPGMGPARLTAVARAWPALGEAWRHVCAGTAGRDKGVAAALGRQAETLPPTWATRARSLDPEAVLAAHHDAGIGVTVLGGVAYPEALAADVEPAVVLFHRGRPDVVPGPRVAIVGTRTASRYGRDVAWGLGRDLAGAGVRVVSGLALGIDGAAHEGALAAEAAPPLAVVGSGLDVVYPRRHAGLWRRVEQAGVVLSEAPLGAAPEPWRFPARNRLVAALADVVVVVESPRHGGSMHTVDAALERDVPVLAVPGPVTSPTSTGCNQLLADAVAGVARGAEDVLSLLGLTATAATRGAPDPRPAPTAEQAQVLDAFGWQPAALEQLAVRTGLGLGPLAEALQHLEAAGWVAADGGWFERVARPDR; from the coding sequence GTGCCCGAGCCTGGGCACGTCGGGACGGCGACGCAGGGACCGACGGTCGGCGCCGGGTCGGGAGCCGGTGCCCTCCCGCCCGAGGCCTACGGGGCGGCGCTCTGCACGTTGCCCGGCATGGGCCCGGCCCGGCTCACCGCCGTCGCCCGGGCGTGGCCCGCGCTCGGGGAGGCCTGGCGCCACGTGTGCGCAGGGACCGCCGGGCGCGACAAAGGGGTCGCCGCGGCGCTCGGGAGGCAGGCCGAGACCCTGCCCCCCACGTGGGCGACGCGGGCTCGCTCCCTCGACCCTGAGGCGGTGCTCGCCGCCCACCATGACGCGGGCATCGGGGTGACGGTGCTCGGGGGAGTGGCGTACCCCGAGGCACTGGCCGCGGACGTCGAGCCGGCGGTCGTGCTGTTCCACCGCGGCCGGCCCGACGTGGTGCCCGGCCCCCGCGTGGCCATCGTCGGCACCCGCACCGCCAGCCGCTACGGGCGGGACGTGGCCTGGGGCCTGGGGCGAGACCTGGCGGGCGCTGGGGTGCGGGTGGTGTCGGGTCTCGCACTCGGCATCGATGGGGCCGCCCACGAGGGGGCTCTGGCCGCCGAGGCGGCGCCACCGCTCGCCGTCGTGGGGTCGGGCCTCGACGTCGTCTACCCGCGGCGTCACGCCGGACTGTGGCGCCGGGTCGAGCAGGCCGGGGTGGTGCTGTCGGAAGCGCCCCTCGGGGCGGCGCCCGAGCCATGGCGCTTCCCGGCGCGGAACCGCCTGGTCGCCGCGCTGGCCGACGTCGTCGTGGTGGTCGAGTCGCCTCGTCACGGCGGATCGATGCACACGGTCGACGCCGCGCTCGAGCGCGACGTGCCCGTGCTCGCCGTGCCGGGGCCCGTCACCAGCCCCACGTCCACGGGCTGCAACCAGCTGCTCGCCGATGCCGTCGCCGGGGTGGCCCGGGGCGCCGAGGATGTCCTCTCGTTGTTGGGCCTGACCGCAACCGCCGCCACCCGTGGGGCGCCCGACCCGCGTCCGGCGCCCACCGCCGAGCAGGCCCAGGTGCTCGACGCCTTCGGATGGCAGCCCGCCGCGCTCGAGCAGCTGGCCGTGCGCACCGGGCTGGGCCTGGGTCCCCTGGCCGAGGCGTTGCAGCACCTCGAGGCGGCCGGCTGGGTCGCGGCCGACGGGGGCTGGTTCGAGCGGGTGGCGAGGCCGGACCGATGA
- a CDS encoding HAMP domain-containing histidine kinase, translating into MPAWMGSIRVRLTLLYSVLLFGLAGLVVAGVYVGLSRDLDDEPISETINVTRLMVDPRTGQVIREEQPIRAQISGLEHLVNERALEKLRNYSFASLGVLFVASLGVGWMVAGRVVRPIGHITEVATEIQATDLSRRIALHGPDDELKQLADTFDEMLGRLDDAFEAQRRFIQDTSHELRNPLAVMRTNLDVALSDPDASAEDLRQAASVVARTVDRLTHLVDDLLQFARHGAPTFAHEPVDLADVVGEVAAEFAGAAAERGLGVDAAAPPGLWVVGDRVALRQALHNLAGNAVRLAPAGSAVRIAGGADGGWVWMAVEDRGPGIPESERDLVFQRFWRKSRAGDEGERGSGLGLTIVRQVAEGHNGEVRLASEEGRGSTFSVWLPAAPAGTVSHGSGPEGADAAPDPDADAAPQVGSAHLA; encoded by the coding sequence GTGCCGGCCTGGATGGGGTCGATCCGGGTCCGCCTGACCCTGCTGTACTCCGTGCTGTTGTTCGGCCTCGCCGGCCTGGTCGTGGCCGGGGTGTACGTGGGCCTGTCCCGCGACCTCGACGACGAGCCCATCTCCGAGACCATCAACGTCACCCGCCTCATGGTCGACCCCCGCACCGGTCAGGTCATCCGTGAGGAGCAGCCGATCCGGGCGCAGATCAGCGGCCTCGAGCACCTCGTCAACGAGCGGGCCCTCGAGAAGCTGCGCAACTACTCCTTCGCCTCGCTCGGCGTGTTGTTCGTGGCCAGCCTCGGGGTGGGGTGGATGGTGGCCGGTCGGGTCGTGCGCCCCATCGGGCACATCACCGAGGTCGCCACCGAGATCCAGGCCACCGACCTGTCCCGCCGCATCGCCCTCCATGGCCCCGATGACGAGCTCAAGCAACTGGCCGACACCTTCGACGAGATGCTGGGGCGACTCGACGACGCGTTCGAGGCGCAGCGGCGCTTCATCCAGGACACCTCCCACGAGCTGCGCAACCCGCTGGCGGTCATGCGCACCAACCTCGACGTGGCCCTGAGCGACCCCGACGCCTCGGCGGAGGACCTGCGCCAGGCCGCCTCGGTGGTGGCGCGCACCGTCGATCGCCTCACCCACCTGGTGGACGACCTGTTGCAGTTCGCCCGCCACGGCGCGCCCACCTTCGCGCACGAACCCGTCGACCTCGCCGACGTCGTCGGTGAGGTGGCGGCCGAGTTCGCCGGGGCCGCCGCCGAGCGCGGCCTGGGTGTGGACGCCGCCGCCCCGCCCGGGCTGTGGGTGGTGGGCGACCGCGTCGCCCTTCGCCAGGCACTGCACAACCTGGCCGGCAACGCCGTGCGCCTGGCCCCCGCGGGCTCGGCGGTCCGAATCGCCGGCGGCGCCGACGGCGGGTGGGTGTGGATGGCGGTCGAGGACCGTGGCCCCGGCATCCCCGAGAGCGAGCGCGACCTCGTGTTCCAGCGCTTCTGGCGCAAGTCCCGGGCCGGCGACGAGGGCGAGCGGGGGAGCGGGCTCGGGCTCACCATCGTCCGCCAGGTCGCCGAAGGCCACAACGGCGAGGTGCGTCTCGCCTCGGAGGAGGGACGGGGCTCGACCTTCTCGGTCTGGCTGCCCGCGGCCCCCGCGGGGACCGTCTCCCATGGCTCGGGACCCGAGGGCGCCGACGCCGCCCCCGACCCTGACGCCGACGCCGCGCCGCAGGTCGGCTCGGCGCACTTAGCCTGA
- a CDS encoding KH domain-containing protein, with product MSDDEYDDTYADEADPNRIDDDELDDDEDDDETGGDANTITAASARAVLEYLAKSVVDDPDGVRVEVTDGRPVTLEVHVSEGDMGRVIGKRGRVANAIRTVVRAAAARDGVEVDVEFVD from the coding sequence ATGAGCGACGACGAGTACGACGACACCTACGCCGACGAGGCCGATCCAAACCGGATCGACGACGACGAGTTGGATGACGACGAGGACGACGACGAGACCGGCGGCGACGCCAACACCATCACCGCGGCCAGTGCCCGCGCGGTGCTCGAGTACCTGGCCAAGTCGGTGGTCGACGATCCCGACGGCGTGCGCGTCGAGGTCACCGACGGCCGCCCCGTCACCCTCGAGGTCCACGTGTCCGAAGGCGACATGGGCCGCGTGATCGGCAAGCGGGGTCGGGTGGCCAACGCCATCCGCACCGTGGTGCGGGCCGCTGCGGCCCGTGACGGCGTCGAGGTCGACGTCGAATTCGTCGACTGA
- a CDS encoding YifB family Mg chelatase-like AAA ATPase — translation MLATISSATVLGVEGRPVTVEVHVASGLPGFTIVGLPDTACREARDRVRAALQCTGLPWPNRRITVNLAPSGLRKVGSGLDLAIAVALLVAQEEVEPAAVAGVGFLGELGLDGSLRPVPGMVSLSEALDGEVAVVPVAAAGEARLVATHEVRPVAHLREVAAALKGEEPWPDPPPPPGAAPPPPEPDLADVRGQPVARLALEVAAAGHHHLLMVGPPGSGKTMLARRLPGLLPRLCQAHALEATRIHSAAGIPLRADSLIWRPPLRAPHHGASPVSIIGGGTAVMRPGEVSLAHRGVLFLDEMGEFAPQVLDTLRQPLEEGEVRVARAKASATFPARFLLAGAMNPCPCGEGSSPGACSCSDAARARYRRRLSGPLLDRFDLRVEVLRPDVDDLLRGAPGETSSVVAERVLAARERAQGRGVWANAELNAAALDELAPFSDGAALIVEQALRSGRLSARGLQRVRRVALTLADLWGRNGPLGSDQVSLALSLRADPVGLGRG, via the coding sequence GTGCTCGCCACCATCTCGTCCGCCACCGTCCTCGGCGTGGAGGGTCGGCCCGTCACCGTCGAGGTGCACGTGGCCAGCGGCCTCCCCGGCTTCACCATCGTGGGCCTGCCCGACACGGCCTGCCGCGAAGCCCGCGATCGGGTCCGGGCGGCACTCCAGTGCACCGGTCTGCCGTGGCCCAACCGGCGCATCACCGTGAACCTCGCCCCCTCGGGGCTGCGCAAGGTGGGCTCCGGGCTGGATCTGGCCATCGCCGTGGCCCTGCTGGTGGCGCAGGAGGAGGTCGAGCCGGCGGCGGTCGCCGGGGTCGGGTTCCTCGGCGAGCTCGGCCTCGACGGTTCGCTCCGCCCGGTCCCGGGCATGGTCTCGCTCTCCGAGGCCCTCGACGGCGAGGTGGCGGTCGTGCCGGTGGCGGCGGCGGGAGAGGCCCGCCTGGTGGCCACCCACGAGGTGCGGCCCGTCGCCCACCTCCGGGAGGTGGCCGCGGCACTGAAGGGCGAAGAGCCGTGGCCCGACCCGCCACCGCCCCCGGGAGCGGCGCCGCCACCTCCCGAGCCCGACCTCGCCGACGTGCGGGGCCAGCCCGTGGCCCGACTCGCCCTCGAGGTGGCGGCGGCCGGCCATCACCACCTGCTCATGGTGGGCCCGCCCGGTTCCGGCAAGACGATGCTGGCCCGCCGGCTCCCGGGCCTTTTGCCCCGCCTGTGCCAGGCGCACGCCCTCGAGGCCACCCGCATCCACTCGGCCGCGGGCATCCCCCTGCGGGCGGACTCGCTCATCTGGCGACCGCCCCTCCGAGCGCCCCACCACGGGGCGTCGCCGGTGTCGATCATCGGCGGCGGCACCGCCGTCATGCGCCCCGGTGAGGTCAGCCTCGCCCACCGGGGCGTGCTCTTCCTCGACGAGATGGGCGAGTTCGCGCCGCAGGTCCTCGACACGCTGCGCCAGCCCCTCGAGGAGGGTGAGGTGCGGGTGGCGCGGGCCAAGGCCAGCGCCACCTTCCCCGCCCGCTTCCTGCTCGCCGGCGCCATGAACCCGTGTCCCTGTGGCGAGGGGTCGTCCCCGGGAGCGTGCTCGTGTTCGGATGCGGCCCGGGCCCGCTACCGGCGGCGCCTCTCGGGCCCGCTGCTCGACCGCTTCGACCTCCGGGTCGAGGTGCTGCGCCCCGATGTGGACGACCTGCTGCGCGGTGCCCCGGGTGAGACGAGCTCGGTGGTGGCCGAGCGCGTGCTCGCCGCCCGCGAGCGGGCCCAGGGGCGTGGCGTCTGGGCCAACGCCGAGCTGAACGCCGCCGCCCTCGACGAGCTGGCGCCGTTCTCGGACGGAGCCGCCCTCATCGTCGAGCAGGCGCTGCGTTCCGGCCGCCTCTCTGCCCGGGGGCTCCAGCGCGTCCGGCGGGTGGCCCTCACCCTCGCCGACCTGTGGGGGCGCAATGGCCCCCTCGGCTCCGACCAGGTGAGCCTGGCCCTGAGCCTGCGCGCCGACCCGGTGGGGCTCGGTCGTGGCTGA
- the rplS gene encoding 50S ribosomal protein L19, producing the protein MNSTDLVDHASLRDDIPDFAAGDTLKVHVRVVEGTRERVQVFQGVVIRRQGSGIRETFTVRKVSFGVGVERTFPVHSPILAKVEVHSRGDVRRAKLYYLRDRVGKAAKVKEKRDY; encoded by the coding sequence ATGAACTCCACCGATCTCGTCGACCACGCCAGCCTGCGTGACGACATCCCCGACTTCGCCGCCGGCGACACGCTGAAGGTGCACGTCCGCGTCGTCGAGGGCACCCGTGAGCGCGTCCAGGTCTTCCAGGGCGTGGTCATCCGCCGCCAGGGCTCGGGCATCCGCGAGACCTTCACCGTCCGCAAGGTCAGCTTCGGCGTGGGCGTCGAGCGCACCTTCCCGGTGCACTCGCCCATCCTGGCCAAGGTCGAGGTCCACAGCCGCGGCGACGTGCGCCGGGCCAAGCTCTACTACCTGCGCGATCGCGTCGGGAAGGCCGCGAAGGTCAAGGAAAAGCGCGACTACTGA
- a CDS encoding trypsin-like peptidase domain-containing protein — protein sequence MSNPWSPDPVPPLDPGAAPSAPPYAYQPAPPYGAPPAGPTFPPAAGQPQLPPPSNRTKAGRRGPWFFVLGLFAVLGLIAAGFGLGKVVSDDSSSPSASEVPTSDVSQSRPADPAPIDGTGTEPIADVAAAVAPTVVQIETDTGLGSGFVYDEAGLILTAAHVVGTSTAVNVRLADGTLLEGEVLGADDGTDVAVIKVDPSQADLQVAALATGVPIAVGQTAVAVGSPFGLDQTVTAGIVSAVDRSFPTSAGVLNVIQTDAPINSGNSGGALADRQGRIIGINDAILTDGQSTGNVGVGFAIPIDTAIAAAERLEQGLPVEFGFLGVESRPSQGSQSGAQIVSVSAGSPAESAGILEGDLIIRVGEDAVQSNTDLAAAIRAFQPGDTVDITLVRNGQETTVTATLVSADN from the coding sequence ATGTCCAACCCCTGGTCCCCGGACCCGGTGCCGCCGCTCGATCCGGGTGCGGCGCCGAGCGCACCGCCCTACGCCTACCAGCCGGCACCCCCGTACGGGGCACCGCCCGCCGGCCCCACCTTCCCCCCGGCGGCCGGCCAGCCGCAGCTCCCCCCGCCGTCCAACCGCACCAAGGCCGGCCGTCGCGGCCCCTGGTTCTTCGTGCTCGGCCTCTTCGCCGTGCTCGGCCTGATCGCCGCCGGCTTCGGCCTCGGCAAGGTGGTCAGCGACGACAGCAGCAGCCCGTCCGCCAGCGAGGTCCCCACCTCCGACGTCAGCCAGTCCCGACCGGCCGATCCCGCCCCGATCGACGGCACCGGCACCGAGCCCATCGCCGACGTCGCCGCTGCGGTGGCTCCCACGGTCGTGCAGATCGAGACCGACACGGGCCTCGGGTCCGGCTTCGTCTACGACGAGGCGGGCCTCATCCTCACCGCCGCCCACGTCGTCGGCACGTCCACCGCCGTCAACGTCCGTCTCGCCGACGGCACGCTCCTCGAGGGCGAGGTCCTCGGCGCCGATGACGGCACCGACGTCGCCGTCATCAAGGTGGATCCGAGCCAGGCCGACCTCCAGGTGGCGGCCCTCGCCACCGGCGTGCCCATCGCGGTGGGTCAGACCGCCGTCGCCGTCGGCAGCCCGTTCGGCCTCGACCAGACCGTCACCGCCGGCATCGTCAGCGCCGTCGACCGCTCCTTCCCCACCAGCGCTGGCGTGCTCAACGTGATCCAGACCGACGCCCCCATCAACTCGGGCAACTCGGGCGGTGCGCTGGCCGACCGCCAGGGCCGGATCATCGGCATCAACGACGCCATCCTCACCGATGGCCAGAGCACCGGGAACGTGGGCGTCGGCTTCGCCATCCCGATCGACACCGCGATCGCCGCCGCCGAGCGCCTCGAGCAGGGTCTGCCCGTCGAGTTCGGCTTCCTCGGCGTCGAGAGCCGGCCCAGCCAGGGCAGTCAGTCCGGCGCCCAGATCGTCAGCGTCAGCGCCGGCAGCCCCGCCGAGTCCGCCGGGATCCTCGAGGGCGATCTCATCATCCGGGTGGGCGAGGACGCGGTGCAGTCGAACACCGACCTCGCCGCCGCCATCCGGGCCTTCCAGCCCGGCGACACGGTCGACATCACCCTGGTGCGCAACGGCCAGGAGACCACGGTGACCGCCACCCTGGTCAGCGCCGACAACTAG